In Nocardioides sp. JS614, the sequence ACGGTGACGTGGCCGATCTCGCCGGCGGCGCCGAGGTGGCCGTGGAGGAGCGAACCCCCGAGCACCAGCCCGGCGCCGACGCCGATGCCGACCCGGAGCACCATCAGGCCGCCGTCGCCGGTCTGGCCGAAGGTGTGCTCCCCGAGGACCGCGGTGTTGGCATCGTTGGCCACGAAGACCGGTACGCCGAGCGCGGCGGCCAGGGTGGTGGACAGCGGGGTGTCGGTCCACGCGAAGTTGGGGGCGTCGATGACGGTGCCGGCGGCGTCGACCACGCCGGGGCTGCCCACGCCGACGCCGAGCACCGGCCGGTCGGTCATCGCGATCAGCTCGGCCGCGAGGCGGTGCACGAGCCGGACCGCCGCTTCGCCCTGCGCGTCGCCGATCTCGATCTCGTGACGGGCCTGAACCTGGCCGAGGAGGTTCACCACGGCGCCGGTCATCCGGTCGTCGGCCGAGAGGTCCAGCCCGATGATGTGACTCGCGTCCGGCGCCAGCCCGACCAGCGTTGGCGGCTTGCCGACCCGCGCCTCGGCCGGCGCACCGAGCTCCTCGACCAGGCCCTCGCCCACCAGCTCGCCCACCAGGTCGGAAACCGTGACCCGGGTCAGGCGGGTGGTCCGGGCCAGGTCCGCGCGGCTGGCCGGCCCCTCGCGGAACAGCTGCTGGAGCAGCAACGAGCGGTGGTGCCTCCGGGCGTCCTCCTGGAGGAGCTTGCCGCGGGGCCGGAGCGGTCGTCCGACCGGGGACATCGTGGTCACATTTGTTAGTCCAGCGCACTTACATATT encodes:
- a CDS encoding ROK family transcriptional regulator — translated: MSPVGRPLRPRGKLLQEDARRHHRSLLLQQLFREGPASRADLARTTRLTRVTVSDLVGELVGEGLVEELGAPAEARVGKPPTLVGLAPDASHIIGLDLSADDRMTGAVVNLLGQVQARHEIEIGDAQGEAAVRLVHRLAAELIAMTDRPVLGVGVGSPGVVDAAGTVIDAPNFAWTDTPLSTTLAAALGVPVFVANDANTAVLGEHTFGQTGDGGLMVLRVGIGVGAGLVLGGSLLHGHLGAAGEIGHVTVDPDGDVCACGRRGCLETILAAPRLRRRLAEPGADRDAVLTEVGERLGVTLAPVVGTLNIHELVLSGPTELLDGPLRAAADRVVRERTMPVSSAGLTVRTSTLGADVVLIGAAVLVLSGQLGVS